In Nonlabens agnitus, the DNA window ACTTTAAATGCTCCTGATGATATGTTCAGCGCTTTAGGGAAAAATGGTCAAATCATTGATGTGGTACCCAGTGAGAATCTAGTTCTGGTTCGATTAGGAGGCAATCCAGATGACGCTGAAATTCCCATCGTGATGCACGATGAATTATGGGAAATTCTATCTCAAATTATCAATTAGAAAGCACTTGCTGTTTTAATACTAGCGAAGCGTCTTTTTTAGATTGTGATTTCTGTAAGAAGAGGCATATTAAATTTATGGATCTTTGAGAGAACTGACCAAAACTCTCACCATGAGCTCCAGCAAAAAAGAAACATTCGCCCGTATAGGTATCGCGACCAAAGGAATCATTTACACCATTTTAGGAGGATTGACGGCCTATGCCGCCTTTAACTCCAGAAAAAATCTCACCTCAAGCGATGGTGCGCTGGAATATATCGCAAGTCAAAGCTTCGGTAAAATACTATTGATCATTACAATCATAGGAATCGCAGGATATGTTTTCTGGCGATTGTACCTCGTGATTAAGAATCCAGATGGTAATTCAGACTCAGAAGCCAAGTCTACCGTGAAACGTATTGGATATTTTTTGAGCGCCGTTTCCTATGCGCTGTTAGCATACACCGCTATTGAAATTATTTTGAATAGTTCACAAGGTGGTTCTGGAAAGCAAGGATGGCTTTCCATGACTCTAGATCAATCTTGGGGATCAATTTTGGTCTATCTGATTGCATTTATCTTGTTCGGTAAAGCCATTTATGAATTGTACAGGGCCTATTCTGACAAGTTCAAAAAGCGTATTCAAAATGCGGAGCTTGACCACAAAGCACAATCCTTTCTAATTAATGCCGGTAAAGCAGGTTTTACGGCCCGTGCGATCGTATTTGGGATCATAGCGTTTTTATTCTTTAAAGCTGCCTCACAATCTGATGCTCAAATGGCTGGAGGCACTAAACAGGCATTTTCTTTTCTGCAAGAACAAGGTGGCCTGATTCTTCTGGGTATTGTAGCCTTTGGCTTGGCTCTGTACGGCATCTATCTGCTGGCCAGTTCCAGATATAGAAACATTCCTATTCAGTAAGAACCTTTTTTCAAATCGGTATTCTCGAATTGTTAAGTTCTACCGAACTTTCAGCCGATAGCGCTTGATATAGCAGTAGATTGAGTAACTTGAACCTTCTTAAGCCTCAAGTAACTCCACTACTCAACATTGAAAAATTCAAGACGTTTTTCCAGATTTGGTATTGCCACTAAAGGACTCGTTTTCTTTTTAATAGGTGTGATGGCGCTTATCACAGCACTCAATCTCAATTATGCTCTAAAAAACGAAAAAGAGATCATTGAATGGGTCTACAGGTTGGAGTTGGGCTGGTTTTTACTTTTAATCATCATCATTGGTTTATCGGGTTACATTTTTTCCAGATTTTATCTCACATTCAACCGCAACGATTACGATGGTTCCAACGGCAAACCCAAATACCGCAGAGCCGCCTACCTCATCAACGCATTAGGATATTGTCTCCTGCTCTTGACCTGCATCACGATTTTACTGGGTAAGAACGATTCTGGAGATTCTGAGTTGAAGATTATGGTATTGCAATCGGTCATAGGGAAGATTGTGGTTTACATCATAGCCTTAGGACTTGCCATAAGTGCAGTGAATGAATGGTGGATTTCATTTTCTATAATGATGGACAAGATGATCAATCCTGAAGAGTTAAGTCCTAAGCAATATAAATACCTATTACTGTTAGGTAGATTTGGTAGGTTTAGTCGTGGGATTGTTTTTGGGATCTTTGCCTATGTTCTAGCAAGGTCTGCCTACTACGATCTTCAAAATTTACCTGATGGAGCAGACGCTGCCTTTGCATTTATAAGTGCCACCTATGGCGCATTCATTATGGGAACGGTAGCATTTGGAGTAATGTGCTATGGTTTGTATCTCATTTTGAGTGGTAAACACCGCAACATTCCCATTAAGTAAAACTTATTGATTTTACTCCACAGTAAAATTTATCCTTAAAATTAGCATACCGTCTGCTGTACTGTTGTCAAACATGGCTCTGGGATGCCTTATTTCCACAAAATCAGATCCAGTAAATCCGCTTGCAGGTGTGTATTTATAAATGAGTTGGTTAGGATCAGTACGTTCAATAATCTCACTTAATGTGGCGTTTTCTGGTTTTCTAGAAATTACGATATCACTACCGTCACTTCCTTGGCCTAAAAAATATGAGTAATCCTCAGAAGTCTTCAAGGAAACGTTCATGTTAGAAATAATATCATCAGGCTCCTGATTGTCAGCGGAACAGGATAAAAAAAGTAGTGGCAGGATAAACAATAGAATCGTCCTCATATTTAAAAGCTTAGATTTTAAAGATAACATTATACTGACCGGTGGAATATTTATTTCGGATGAATTCCAAAAATTCTATCTTCACGATCTATGAAAAAACACGTTCTTAATCTATTACTTGCCTTTTTATTTGTGGCAGGCACAGTGGCACAAGAAAACAGACTGGGTGATGAGCCAGTAAGCAGTTCAGAAATCTACCACCATATTGAAAAGTTAGGATTTTTGGGATCTGCCTTATTTATTGCGGCGCATCCAGATGACGAAAATACCCGTTTGATCGCCTGGCTGGACAATGAAAAAATGGCGCGTACCGCCTATTTATCATTAACCCGAGGCGATGGTGGTCAAAATTTGATAGGTCCAGAGTTAAGAGAACAATTGGGAATGATCAGGACGCAAGAACTGCTGGAAGCTAGAAACATCGATGGCGGCGAGCAATTTTTCACACGCGCAAATGACTTTGGATATTCTAAGGATCCTGAAGAAACACTGGATATTTGGAATAAAAATGAGGTCTTGTCAGACGTAGTTCGGGTGATACGTAAATTTCAACCAGACATCATTATCAATAGGTTTGATCATAGAACTGCTGGCACCACGCATGGCCATCATACCAGTAGCGCCATTCTAAGTGTCGAAGCTTTCAACATGGTGAGCGACAAAAATGCATTTCCTGCACAATTAAAATACGTCGACACCTGGAAGCCAGAGCGTTTGTTCTTCAACACTAGCTGGTGGTTTTATGGTAGCGAGGACGCTTTCGCGAAAGCGGACAAAACAAATCTTCTTCAAATAGATAATGGCGATTATTTCAGTTCGACCGGCTACTCTGTAGGCGAGATCGCCGCATTGAGCCGAAGCCGTCATCAATCTCAAGGGTTTGGATCATCGGGATCAAGAGGTTCTTCCACCGAATATCTGGAGTTTCTGGAAGGATCTTTTCCTACCGACAAAACCGATCCGTTTTCTGGTATCAACACCACCTGGACCAGAGTAGATGGCGGTAAAAAAGTACAGTCGCAATGGGAAACTGTCCTGTCCAACTATGACTTCAAAAATCCAGCATCAAGTCTAGACAATCTGCTCGCATTGCGCAAAGAAATTAGTTCATTATCAGACGGTTATTGGAAAAATGTCAAGTTAGGTGAGGTTGACAAGATCATAAAAGAACTAATTGGTCTGTATGCCAAAGCGTACGTGACACAACCTTATGCCACGTCTGGCGAGTCCATCCAATTGAATCTGGAACTTGCGAACCGAGCCATAGATAAATTGAATTACCAGATCAACAATAATGCAGCGGTTTATTTTGAAAAAGCCGCTGGTTCTATCTCTAACAATACTTCCATCACGGTAGAAGGAACTCTAAATATCCCTAGCGATCAAGCACCTACAAGTCCTTACTATTTAGAAAAAGATGGAAGCCTAGGTATGTATGTGGTGGACGATCCCAACATGATAGGAATCCCTGAAGCAGCGGCAGCTTTTCAGGTTCCAGTGATTTTGACGTTTGGCGATCAGAAAATTGGGATGTCCTTACCGGTCATTTATAAAACCACAGATCGTGTACGTGGCGAGATCTATGAGCCTTTCCATGTGGTGCCAGCTCTATCTATTTCTATAGAAAATCCCGTTTACATTTTCAAGGACAAAGAAAAAAGAGAAATTACAGTCAGTATAAAGGCTTACGACGATTTGTTGAATGTGTTCATTTTGGCCGAAACGCCTCCCAACTGGCTTCAGGATAAAATTAGAAGAGCCTCTTTCAACATATCCAAAGGACAGACCATGTCTTATAAATTCTACGTATATGCACCAAATGAATCTTCGGAAGGTGAAGTGACCGTTTATGCCACATCTGGCAATAAAAAATACGATCAAGAAGTCATCAACATTAATTACAACCACATTCCAGACCAGCAACTGGTGCGACCAGCGACCGCAAAACTGGTCAATCCTGGACTTTCCAATCTTGCGCAAACCGTTGCATATATCAACGGCGCAGGCGATGATGTTGCCACGGCCATTGAAGCCATAGGAAGCAAGGTTTTTAAATTTGAGCCTAGCGAAGTCCCATCTGATTTGAGTAAATACGATGCCGTGGTCGTGGGAATCAGAGCCTTTAACGTGGAGCCAGAAGCCATGGCAAATCTTCAAAACAGACTGGATACCTTCGTTAAGAACGGCGGCACACTGGTCATGCAGTATAACACAGACCGCGGTATTCCTAGTGACGCATTAGGACCGTTGGAGATATCGCTTTCGCGAAAGCGAGTTACCGACGAGAATGCAGCCATAACCTTCCTATATCCAGAAAACAAAGTTCTGAACGCACCTAACAAAATCACGCAACAAGACTTTGAAGGTTGGGTCCAAGAACGTGGACTGTATTTCCCAGAAAAATGGGATCCAGCGTTTGAGCCCATTCTAGGCATGAATGATAAAGGCGAGTCCCAAACTAAAGGAAGTTTGCTGGTCGCACCTTATGGTGACGGCCATGTGGTCTACACCGGTTTGAGCCTTTTTAGAGAATTACCTGCAGGTGTTGCTGGTGCCTACAAATTGCTGGCAAACATGATTAGTTTGAGTAAAAACAGACCTAACCTTGAAACAAAACAAGAT includes these proteins:
- a CDS encoding DUF1206 domain-containing protein produces the protein MSSSKKETFARIGIATKGIIYTILGGLTAYAAFNSRKNLTSSDGALEYIASQSFGKILLIITIIGIAGYVFWRLYLVIKNPDGNSDSEAKSTVKRIGYFLSAVSYALLAYTAIEIILNSSQGGSGKQGWLSMTLDQSWGSILVYLIAFILFGKAIYELYRAYSDKFKKRIQNAELDHKAQSFLINAGKAGFTARAIVFGIIAFLFFKAASQSDAQMAGGTKQAFSFLQEQGGLILLGIVAFGLALYGIYLLASSRYRNIPIQ
- a CDS encoding DUF1206 domain-containing protein; the encoded protein is MKNSRRFSRFGIATKGLVFFLIGVMALITALNLNYALKNEKEIIEWVYRLELGWFLLLIIIIGLSGYIFSRFYLTFNRNDYDGSNGKPKYRRAAYLINALGYCLLLLTCITILLGKNDSGDSELKIMVLQSVIGKIVVYIIALGLAISAVNEWWISFSIMMDKMINPEELSPKQYKYLLLLGRFGRFSRGIVFGIFAYVLARSAYYDLQNLPDGADAAFAFISATYGAFIMGTVAFGVMCYGLYLILSGKHRNIPIK
- a CDS encoding PIG-L family deacetylase, translated to MKKHVLNLLLAFLFVAGTVAQENRLGDEPVSSSEIYHHIEKLGFLGSALFIAAHPDDENTRLIAWLDNEKMARTAYLSLTRGDGGQNLIGPELREQLGMIRTQELLEARNIDGGEQFFTRANDFGYSKDPEETLDIWNKNEVLSDVVRVIRKFQPDIIINRFDHRTAGTTHGHHTSSAILSVEAFNMVSDKNAFPAQLKYVDTWKPERLFFNTSWWFYGSEDAFAKADKTNLLQIDNGDYFSSTGYSVGEIAALSRSRHQSQGFGSSGSRGSSTEYLEFLEGSFPTDKTDPFSGINTTWTRVDGGKKVQSQWETVLSNYDFKNPASSLDNLLALRKEISSLSDGYWKNVKLGEVDKIIKELIGLYAKAYVTQPYATSGESIQLNLELANRAIDKLNYQINNNAAVYFEKAAGSISNNTSITVEGTLNIPSDQAPTSPYYLEKDGSLGMYVVDDPNMIGIPEAAAAFQVPVILTFGDQKIGMSLPVIYKTTDRVRGEIYEPFHVVPALSISIENPVYIFKDKEKREITVSIKAYDDLLNVFILAETPPNWLQDKIRRASFNISKGQTMSYKFYVYAPNESSEGEVTVYATSGNKKYDQEVININYNHIPDQQLVRPATAKLVNPGLSNLAQTVAYINGAGDDVATAIEAIGSKVFKFEPSEVPSDLSKYDAVVVGIRAFNVEPEAMANLQNRLDTFVKNGGTLVMQYNTDRGIPSDALGPLEISLSRKRVTDENAAITFLYPENKVLNAPNKITQQDFEGWVQERGLYFPEKWDPAFEPILGMNDKGESQTKGSLLVAPYGDGHVVYTGLSLFRELPAGVAGAYKLLANMISLSKNRPNLETKQDQKF